The proteins below are encoded in one region of Streptomyces cyanogenus:
- a CDS encoding ATP-binding cassette domain-containing protein: MTSIDVRDLTKEYGGRRAVDRLTFRVHPGRVTGFLGPNGAGKSTTFRLVLGLDRPTAGTATVGGHAYTGLRDPLRRVGALLDARAAHGSRTARDHLLALAASNRIPARRVDAVLAETGLAAVARRRVRTYSLGMRQRLGLAAALLGDPEVVLLDEPANGLDPEGIVWIRALLRRLAAEGRTVLVSSHLMGETAAFADHLLILGRGRLLADTPVRDFIHARVRPHVRIRTTEPAALEDLLARHGHDASRDEDGTWTVRHARVDDLGRLMSEAGVPVLELAAREATLEEAYLDLTAAEAEFTASRQEA; the protein is encoded by the coding sequence ATGACCAGCATCGACGTACGAGACCTCACCAAGGAGTACGGCGGCCGGCGGGCCGTGGACCGGCTCACCTTCCGCGTGCACCCCGGCCGGGTCACCGGCTTCCTCGGCCCCAACGGCGCCGGCAAGTCCACCACCTTCCGCCTCGTCCTCGGCCTCGACCGGCCCACCGCCGGCACCGCCACCGTCGGCGGCCACGCCTACACCGGGCTCCGCGACCCCCTGCGCCGGGTGGGCGCCCTGCTCGACGCCCGCGCCGCGCACGGCTCCCGCACCGCCCGGGACCACCTGCTCGCCCTCGCCGCGAGCAACCGCATCCCGGCCCGCCGGGTCGACGCCGTCCTGGCGGAGACCGGCCTCGCCGCCGTGGCCCGGCGCCGGGTACGGACGTACTCCCTCGGCATGCGCCAGCGTCTCGGCCTCGCCGCCGCCCTGCTCGGCGACCCCGAGGTCGTCCTGCTCGACGAACCCGCCAACGGCCTCGACCCCGAAGGCATCGTGTGGATCCGCGCCCTGCTGCGCCGGCTCGCCGCGGAGGGCCGCACCGTCCTGGTCTCCAGCCATCTGATGGGGGAGACCGCCGCCTTCGCCGACCACCTGCTGATCCTCGGCCGGGGCCGGCTGCTCGCCGACACACCGGTCCGGGATTTCATCCACGCGCGTGTACGGCCGCACGTCCGCATCCGCACCACCGAACCCGCCGCCCTGGAGGACCTCCTCGCCCGGCACGGTCACGACGCCTCCCGGGACGAGGACGGGACGTGGACCGTACGGCACGCGCGCGTGGACGACCTGGGCCGGCTGATGTCCGAGGCGGGCGTCCCGGTCCTGGAACTCGCGGCCCGGGAGGCCACCTTGGAGGAGGCCTACCTCGACCTGACCGCGGCCGAGGCCGAGTTCACCGCATCACGCCAGGAGGCCTGA
- a CDS encoding ABC transporter permease, with amino-acid sequence MPFAPVLHAEWIKIRTLRSLLGALAAILVATAPLAALASADADDSDPLFSMFFGIGFGQVAAIAFGTTAVSSEFRGGALRLTLAAVPDRGRWFAAKATAIALPALAVGLLTGFVTLLVGRAALGTSAPGRTEGVRGAVGCGLHLTLLALFAAGLATVLRSGVATLSVLIPFLLIVSFVVGDLSGSVADFLPDRAGQVALHSTWDGTLGPWTGLAVTALWTAAALLAGAWSLRRRDA; translated from the coding sequence ATGCCCTTCGCACCCGTGCTCCACGCCGAGTGGATCAAGATCCGTACCCTGCGTTCCCTGCTGGGCGCCCTCGCCGCGATCCTCGTCGCCACCGCCCCGTTGGCGGCGCTCGCCTCGGCCGACGCCGACGACTCCGACCCGCTGTTCTCTATGTTCTTCGGCATCGGCTTCGGCCAGGTCGCCGCGATCGCCTTCGGCACGACGGCCGTCTCGTCGGAGTTCCGGGGCGGTGCGCTGCGGCTGACGCTGGCGGCGGTGCCCGACCGGGGGCGCTGGTTCGCCGCCAAGGCGACGGCGATCGCCCTGCCGGCGCTGGCCGTCGGGCTGCTCACGGGGTTCGTCACGCTCCTGGTGGGCCGGGCGGCCCTCGGCACGTCCGCGCCCGGCCGGACCGAGGGGGTGCGCGGCGCGGTCGGCTGCGGCCTGCACCTGACGCTGCTGGCGCTGTTCGCCGCGGGCCTCGCCACGGTCCTGCGCAGCGGCGTGGCAACCCTCTCCGTGCTGATCCCGTTCCTCCTGATCGTCTCCTTCGTCGTGGGCGACCTGTCGGGCTCGGTCGCCGACTTCCTCCCCGACCGGGCCGGCCAGGTCGCGCTGCACAGCACCTGGGACGGCACCCTCGGCCCGTGGACCGGCCTCGCGGTGACCGCGCTGTGGACGGCGGCGGCCCTGCTGGCGGGCGCGTGGAGCCTGCGCCGCAGGGACGCCTGA
- a CDS encoding sensor histidine kinase, which yields MARFLRPLLSGATYTRLLHLWVPMLLVSVWLFVDPSTPWVPALLLVPLGLVPATRRGEGVQARLLLTPGEPEPGISEASAATWRDRLRTVLWLELRMVLGAAAVFASVWLPVTSVELARCAWDAAPAGVPLLDRLPPHPAWALLAPLPLLALYGAVVGLGELLTAAARRLLGPSAAERLAALEERTEQLLERTRIARELHDSIGHALTVAVVQAGAARAAGDPEFTDRALAAVEETGRAALEDLERVLGVLRETERPVSARPTLADAGRLLESARASGAKIDAEVTGAVEAVPGPVSREGYRILQEALTNVLRHAGAVPVRVRVAVTGGTLTLEVRNPLPGAIPGPGRGNGLRGIRERAALLGGTARTGPDEGDWQVRAELPAG from the coding sequence ATGGCCCGCTTCCTGCGCCCGCTGCTGAGCGGGGCGACGTACACACGTCTGCTGCATCTGTGGGTGCCCATGCTGCTGGTCAGCGTCTGGCTCTTCGTCGACCCCTCGACCCCGTGGGTGCCCGCGCTGCTGCTCGTCCCGCTCGGACTGGTGCCCGCGACACGGCGGGGCGAGGGGGTGCAGGCGCGGCTGCTGCTCACGCCCGGCGAGCCGGAGCCGGGCATCTCCGAGGCGTCGGCTGCGACCTGGCGGGACCGGCTGCGTACGGTGCTGTGGCTGGAGTTGCGCATGGTGCTCGGCGCGGCGGCCGTGTTCGCCTCGGTGTGGCTGCCCGTCACCAGCGTCGAGCTGGCGCGGTGCGCGTGGGACGCGGCGCCGGCCGGGGTCCCGCTGCTGGACCGGCTGCCGCCGCACCCCGCCTGGGCGCTGCTGGCGCCGCTGCCGCTGCTCGCCCTGTACGGGGCGGTGGTCGGGCTCGGAGAGCTGCTCACCGCCGCCGCGCGCCGCCTCCTCGGGCCGTCGGCGGCCGAGCGGCTGGCCGCGCTGGAGGAGCGCACCGAGCAGTTGCTGGAACGCACCCGGATCGCGCGGGAGTTGCACGACTCCATCGGGCACGCGCTGACGGTGGCGGTGGTGCAGGCCGGTGCCGCGCGCGCGGCCGGCGATCCGGAGTTCACCGACCGGGCGCTGGCCGCCGTCGAGGAGACCGGCCGGGCCGCGCTGGAGGACCTGGAGCGGGTGCTGGGCGTGCTGCGGGAGACCGAACGGCCGGTGAGCGCCCGGCCCACACTGGCCGACGCCGGCCGGCTGCTGGAGTCGGCGCGGGCCTCCGGCGCCAAGATCGACGCCGAGGTGACGGGCGCGGTCGAGGCCGTACCGGGCCCGGTGTCCCGTGAGGGCTACCGGATCCTGCAGGAGGCGCTCACCAATGTGCTGCGGCACGCGGGGGCCGTCCCGGTCCGGGTCCGGGTCGCGGTCACCGGCGGGACGCTCACCCTGGAGGTCCGCAATCCGCTGCCGGGGGCGATACCCGGCCCCGGGCGGGGCAACGGCCTGCGCGGCATACGGGAGCGGGCCGCGCTGCTCGGCGGCACCGCGAGGACCGGCCCGGACGAGGGCGACTGGCAGGTGCGCGCGGAGCTGCCCGCCGGCTGA
- the mug gene encoding G/U mismatch-specific DNA glycosylase has translation MVADGLRVLFCGINPGLMTAATGHHFARPGNRFWPVLHLSGFTPRLLRPAEQQELLSYGLGITNVVARPTARADELGAEEYAEGGRLLTAKVTRLKPRWLAVVGVTAYRAAFADRTARIGPQQSTIGDTRIWVLPNPSGLNAHWTAATMAQEYARLREAADGDVPRRPFG, from the coding sequence GTGGTCGCGGACGGCCTCCGCGTGCTGTTCTGCGGCATCAACCCCGGTCTGATGACCGCCGCGACCGGTCACCACTTCGCCCGCCCCGGCAACCGGTTCTGGCCGGTGCTGCACCTGTCCGGCTTCACACCCCGGCTGCTGCGGCCGGCCGAGCAGCAGGAGCTGCTCTCCTACGGCCTCGGCATCACCAACGTGGTCGCCCGGCCCACCGCGCGGGCGGACGAACTGGGCGCCGAGGAGTACGCCGAGGGCGGCCGGCTGCTGACCGCCAAGGTGACGCGTCTGAAGCCGCGGTGGCTGGCCGTGGTCGGCGTGACCGCCTACCGTGCCGCCTTCGCCGACCGCACCGCCCGGATCGGCCCCCAGCAGAGCACGATCGGCGACACCCGCATCTGGGTCCTGCCCAACCCCAGCGGCCTGAACGCCCACTGGACCGCGGCCACGATGGCGCAGGAGTACGCCCGGCTGCGGGAGGCCGCGGACGGGGACGTGCCCCGACGGCCCTTCGGGTGA
- a CDS encoding hemolysin family protein yields the protein MTAVQLLIGLATLVVNAFFVGAEFALISVRRSQVEPLAQEGDRRARSVLWGLEHVSALLAAAQLGITLCTLVLGVVAEPAIAHLLEPVFHALGVPVSAGHAVSFVIALTLATYLHMLLGEMVPKNIALAEPVRSALLLGPPLVALSRALRPVIFTVNAFANGLLKLLRVEAKGEVAATFTDTELAEIVKDASEAGLIDDRAQERLHDALELGSRPVRDVVVPLQRVVYARVGVTPEQLERLSAESGFSRFPVVDTGRRIVGYLHVKDALDASPRDVAFRLRDMRPIARVREGTPLDDVLTAMRGSRTHLAAVLGDDGRLAGLVTMEDVLRQLFGQPAQS from the coding sequence ATGACCGCCGTACAGCTGCTGATCGGTCTGGCGACCCTCGTCGTCAACGCCTTCTTCGTGGGCGCCGAGTTCGCGCTGATCTCCGTGCGCCGCTCGCAGGTCGAGCCGCTGGCCCAGGAGGGCGACCGGCGCGCGCGGAGCGTGCTGTGGGGCCTGGAGCACGTGTCCGCGCTGCTGGCCGCCGCCCAGCTCGGCATCACGCTGTGCACGCTGGTACTGGGTGTGGTCGCCGAGCCGGCGATCGCCCATCTGCTGGAGCCGGTGTTCCACGCGCTGGGCGTGCCGGTGAGCGCCGGGCACGCCGTGTCGTTCGTGATCGCGCTGACCCTCGCCACCTATCTGCACATGCTGCTCGGCGAGATGGTCCCGAAGAACATCGCGCTCGCCGAGCCGGTGCGCAGCGCGCTGCTGCTCGGCCCGCCGCTGGTCGCGCTGTCCCGGGCGCTGCGGCCGGTGATCTTCACGGTCAACGCCTTCGCGAACGGGCTGCTGAAACTGCTGCGGGTGGAGGCGAAGGGCGAGGTCGCGGCGACCTTCACGGACACCGAACTGGCCGAGATCGTCAAGGACGCCAGCGAGGCGGGCCTGATCGACGACCGGGCGCAGGAGCGGCTGCACGACGCCCTGGAGCTGGGCAGCCGGCCGGTGCGCGACGTCGTCGTACCGCTGCAACGCGTCGTCTACGCGCGCGTGGGCGTCACCCCGGAGCAGCTGGAGCGGCTGTCGGCCGAGTCGGGTTTCTCCCGGTTCCCGGTGGTCGACACCGGCCGCCGGATCGTCGGCTACCTGCACGTCAAGGACGCGCTGGACGCCTCGCCGCGGGACGTGGCGTTCCGGCTGCGCGACATGCGCCCCATCGCCCGGGTCCGCGAGGGCACCCCGCTGGACGACGTCCTCACCGCGATGCGCGGCAGCCGCACCCACCTCGCCGCCGTCCTCGGCGACGACGGCCGGCTGGCGGGCCTGGTCACGATGGAGGACGTCCTGCGCCAGCTGTTCGGCCAGCCGGCCCAGAGCTGA
- a CDS encoding ROK family protein, whose amino-acid sequence MGQLTGGDPSLLRRINSAVVLHALRATGCATLTEITRVTGLSRPTVEGVVEGLIEGGLVVEAAADDGGARRQGRPARRFRFRAEAGHLLGLEVGPHRVAALLSDLDGRVLGAQAKEVDETAPADERLDRLRGAVAELLRRAGVARGSLRAVGVGTPGIVEADGTVRLSTALPQWTGLRLAERLSRSFRCPVLVENDANAAAVAEHWKGAATETDDVVFVLAGLSPGAGSLIGGRLHRGYGGAAGEIGALHLLGREATPEALLSTTDEPLHPLDEQAVAEVFALARKGDQQARAAVERFIQRLVHDVAALVLALDPELVVIGGWAAGLDGVLEPLRRELARYCLRPPRVALSLLGEAAVATGALRLALDHVEEQLFAVEGTVTRR is encoded by the coding sequence GTGGGGCAGCTGACCGGCGGCGATCCCTCGCTGCTGCGAAGGATCAATTCCGCGGTGGTGCTGCACGCGCTGCGTGCCACGGGCTGCGCGACACTCACCGAGATCACCCGCGTCACCGGGCTGTCCCGGCCGACCGTGGAGGGCGTGGTGGAGGGGCTCATCGAGGGCGGCCTCGTGGTGGAGGCGGCGGCCGACGACGGCGGCGCCCGACGCCAGGGGCGGCCCGCCCGGCGGTTCCGGTTCCGGGCCGAGGCGGGGCATCTGCTGGGCCTGGAGGTCGGGCCGCACCGGGTCGCCGCGCTCCTGTCCGACCTGGACGGACGGGTGCTGGGCGCCCAGGCCAAGGAGGTCGACGAGACGGCCCCGGCGGACGAGCGGCTGGACCGGCTGCGCGGCGCGGTCGCCGAACTGCTGCGCCGGGCCGGGGTGGCGCGCGGCTCGCTGCGGGCGGTGGGCGTGGGCACACCGGGCATCGTGGAGGCGGACGGCACGGTGCGGCTGAGCACGGCCCTGCCGCAGTGGACGGGGCTGCGGCTCGCGGAGCGGCTGAGCCGTTCCTTCCGCTGCCCGGTCCTGGTGGAGAACGACGCCAACGCGGCGGCCGTCGCCGAGCACTGGAAGGGCGCGGCGACCGAGACGGACGACGTGGTGTTCGTCCTGGCCGGGCTGAGCCCCGGGGCCGGCTCGCTGATCGGCGGGCGGCTGCACCGGGGCTACGGCGGGGCGGCCGGGGAGATCGGCGCGCTGCATCTGCTGGGCCGGGAGGCGACGCCGGAGGCGCTGCTGTCCACCACCGACGAGCCGCTGCACCCGCTGGACGAGCAGGCGGTGGCCGAGGTGTTCGCGCTGGCCCGGAAGGGCGACCAGCAGGCCCGGGCGGCCGTGGAACGGTTCATCCAGCGGCTGGTGCACGATGTCGCCGCGCTGGTGCTGGCGCTCGATCCGGAGCTGGTCGTGATCGGGGGCTGGGCGGCGGGTCTGGACGGCGTCCTGGAACCGCTGCGGCGGGAACTCGCCCGCTACTGCCTGCGGCCGCCTCGGGTGGCGTTGTCCTTACTGGGTGAGGCGGCCGTCGCCACGGGGGCGCTGCGCTTGGCTCTGGACCATGTGGAGGAGCAGTTGTTCGCCGTGGAGGGAACGGTTACCCGGCGCTGA
- a CDS encoding SGNH/GDSL hydrolase family protein, translating into MQTNPTPPAYTSLVAVGDSFTEGMSDLLPDGSYRGWADVLAARMAARTPGFRYANLAVRGKLIGQIVDEQVEVAAAMNADVVTLVGGLNDTLRPKCDMGRVRGLLTEAVERLAPSCRQLVLMRSPGRQGPVLERFRPRMEELFACVDELAAKHGAVVVDLYGAPALADPRLWDVDRLHLTAEGHRRVAEAVWQTLGYDPEDTDWHIPMPATAPPGWLTRRTADVRFARQHLLPWIGRRLTGRSSGDGRPAKRPDLLPYEDLA; encoded by the coding sequence ATGCAGACGAATCCCACACCTCCCGCCTACACCAGCCTGGTCGCGGTCGGCGACTCCTTCACCGAGGGCATGTCGGACCTGCTTCCCGACGGCTCCTACCGGGGCTGGGCCGACGTCCTCGCCGCGCGGATGGCCGCCCGTACGCCCGGCTTCCGGTACGCCAACCTCGCCGTGCGCGGGAAGCTGATCGGGCAGATCGTCGACGAGCAGGTGGAGGTGGCCGCAGCCATGAACGCCGACGTCGTCACCCTGGTCGGCGGCCTCAACGACACCCTGCGCCCCAAGTGCGACATGGGCCGGGTCCGGGGACTGCTCACCGAGGCCGTGGAGCGGCTGGCGCCCTCCTGCAGGCAGCTGGTGCTGATGCGCAGCCCCGGACGGCAGGGCCCGGTGCTGGAGCGGTTCCGGCCGCGCATGGAGGAGCTGTTCGCCTGCGTGGACGAGCTGGCCGCCAAGCACGGCGCCGTGGTGGTCGACCTGTACGGGGCGCCCGCACTGGCCGACCCGCGGCTGTGGGACGTGGACCGGCTGCACCTGACGGCGGAGGGACACCGCCGGGTCGCCGAGGCGGTGTGGCAGACGCTCGGGTACGACCCGGAGGACACCGACTGGCACATACCGATGCCGGCGACGGCCCCGCCGGGCTGGCTGACGCGGCGGACCGCCGACGTCCGGTTCGCCCGGCAGCACCTGCTCCCCTGGATAGGCCGCCGCCTGACCGGCCGCTCCTCGGGCGACGGCCGCCCGGCCAAGCGTCCGGACCTCCTGCCGTACGAGGACCTGGCGTAG
- the purB gene encoding adenylosuccinate lyase, translating to MTSAPAKPRIPNVLAGRYASAELATLWSPEQKVKLERQLWLAVLRAQKDLGIEVPDEAIADYERVLDTVDLASIAEREKVTRHDVKARIEEFNDLAGHEHVHKGMTSRDLTENVEQLQIRLSLELVRDRTVAVLARLGKLAGEYAELVMAGRSHNVAAQATTLGKRFATAADELLVAHGRVEELLGRYPLRGIKGPVGTAQDMLDLLGGDAAKLAELENRIAGHLGFSQAFTSVGQVYPRSLDYEVVTALVQLAAAPSSLAKTIRLMAGHELVTEGFKPGQVGSSAMPHKMNTRSCERVNGLMVILRGYASMTGELAGDQWNEGDVSCSVVRRVALPDAFFALDGLLETFLTVLDEFGAFPAVVARELDRYLPFLATTKVLMGAVRAGVGREVAHEAIKENAVATALAMREQGAERNDLLDKLAADERLPLDRERLGALMADKLSFTGAAADQVGVVVARIEEIVKQHPEAAGYTPGAIL from the coding sequence GTGACTTCTGCGCCCGCCAAGCCCCGCATCCCGAACGTCCTCGCCGGACGCTACGCCTCCGCCGAGCTCGCCACGCTCTGGTCCCCCGAGCAGAAGGTGAAGCTGGAGCGGCAGCTCTGGCTCGCCGTGCTGCGGGCCCAGAAGGACCTCGGCATCGAGGTGCCGGACGAGGCGATCGCCGACTACGAGCGTGTCCTCGACACCGTCGACCTGGCCTCGATCGCCGAGCGCGAGAAGGTCACCCGGCACGACGTGAAGGCGCGGATCGAGGAGTTCAACGACCTCGCCGGGCACGAGCACGTGCACAAGGGCATGACCTCCCGTGACCTCACGGAGAACGTCGAGCAGCTGCAGATCCGGCTCTCGCTGGAGCTGGTGCGCGACCGTACGGTGGCCGTACTGGCCCGCCTCGGCAAGCTCGCGGGCGAGTACGCCGAGCTGGTCATGGCCGGCCGCTCGCACAACGTGGCCGCGCAGGCCACGACCCTCGGCAAGCGCTTCGCGACCGCCGCCGACGAGCTGCTGGTGGCCCACGGCCGCGTCGAGGAGCTGCTCGGCCGCTACCCGCTGCGCGGCATCAAGGGCCCGGTCGGCACCGCGCAGGACATGCTGGACCTGCTGGGCGGTGACGCCGCCAAGCTCGCCGAGCTGGAGAACCGGATCGCGGGGCACCTCGGCTTCTCGCAGGCCTTCACCTCCGTCGGCCAGGTCTACCCGCGCTCCCTGGACTACGAGGTCGTCACCGCGCTGGTCCAGCTGGCGGCCGCTCCGTCGTCGCTGGCGAAGACCATCCGGCTGATGGCCGGCCACGAGCTGGTGACCGAGGGCTTCAAGCCCGGCCAGGTCGGCTCCTCCGCGATGCCGCACAAGATGAACACCCGCTCCTGCGAGCGCGTCAACGGCCTCATGGTCATCCTGCGCGGCTACGCCTCGATGACCGGCGAGCTGGCGGGCGACCAGTGGAACGAGGGCGACGTGTCCTGCTCGGTGGTGCGCCGGGTGGCCCTGCCGGACGCGTTCTTCGCGCTGGACGGCCTGCTGGAGACCTTCCTGACGGTCCTCGACGAGTTCGGCGCCTTCCCGGCCGTCGTCGCCCGCGAGCTGGACCGCTACCTCCCCTTCCTCGCCACCACCAAGGTGCTCATGGGCGCCGTGCGGGCCGGGGTCGGCCGCGAGGTCGCGCACGAGGCGATCAAGGAGAACGCCGTGGCGACCGCGCTCGCGATGCGTGAGCAGGGCGCCGAGCGCAACGACCTGCTCGACAAGCTCGCCGCCGACGAGCGGCTGCCGCTGGACCGCGAGCGGCTGGGCGCGCTGATGGCCGACAAGCTGTCCTTCACGGGTGCCGCCGCCGACCAGGTCGGCGTGGTCGTCGCCCGGATCGAGGAGATCGTCAAGCAGCACCCGGAGGCCGCCGGGTACACCCCCGGAGCGATCCTCTGA
- a CDS encoding sulfite exporter TauE/SafE family protein, whose translation MAGAGAAELLLGGVVAVAASVQWLTGMGFALIAVPVLVLTLGPAQGVVLANCAAGVISIGGLAAGWRRVRIGAMVPLVAAAACTVPVGSWAAARLPEPVLLAGIGTLVTLAVALVMAGARIPALTGTKGAVTAGAVGGFMNSAAGVGGPPYSLYALNAGWRVHEFVPNAQFYGIAVNVLSVAVNGVPRLSGPAWSVAVAAMVAGALVGRALAPRVQERGVRRLIFVLALAGGFSVLVKGLLEMA comes from the coding sequence GTGGCAGGGGCAGGAGCGGCCGAACTACTGCTGGGCGGCGTCGTCGCGGTGGCTGCTTCCGTGCAGTGGCTCACCGGCATGGGCTTCGCGCTCATCGCGGTCCCCGTGCTCGTGCTGACGCTCGGACCGGCGCAGGGCGTGGTGCTCGCGAACTGCGCGGCCGGCGTCATCAGCATCGGCGGACTCGCCGCGGGCTGGCGACGGGTACGGATCGGTGCCATGGTTCCCCTGGTCGCCGCCGCCGCGTGCACCGTGCCGGTCGGCTCGTGGGCGGCCGCCCGGCTTCCCGAGCCGGTGCTGCTGGCCGGCATCGGAACCCTGGTGACGCTCGCCGTGGCGCTCGTGATGGCAGGCGCGCGCATACCGGCCCTGACCGGAACCAAGGGCGCCGTGACCGCGGGTGCCGTGGGCGGCTTCATGAACTCCGCCGCGGGTGTGGGCGGGCCACCGTACTCGCTGTACGCCTTGAACGCGGGCTGGCGGGTCCACGAGTTCGTGCCGAACGCCCAGTTCTACGGCATCGCGGTGAACGTCCTCTCGGTTGCCGTCAACGGGGTGCCACGGCTGAGCGGGCCGGCCTGGTCGGTGGCCGTGGCCGCCATGGTGGCGGGTGCCCTCGTCGGCAGGGCGCTGGCCCCGAGGGTCCAGGAGCGCGGGGTGCGCCGGCTCATCTTCGTCCTGGCCCTCGCCGGTGGCTTCTCCGTACTGGTCAAGGGGCTGCTGGAGATGGCATGA
- a CDS encoding response regulator transcription factor, which produces MPVTVLLVDDEPLVRAGLRAVLEAQPGIEVVGEAADGAAVIPLVRQLRPDVVAMDVRMPLMDGIEATRAVLRTVPEPPKILVVTTFEDDEHVYEALRAGADGFLLKRARPAEIVHAVRLVAEGESLLFPASVRRLAARYGDGDRPARAVLERARLTEREAEVLRLMSRGLSNAEIAARLVVGAETVKSHVSAVLAKLGARDRTQAVIAAYESGFVEPG; this is translated from the coding sequence ATGCCGGTCACCGTACTCCTCGTCGACGACGAACCCCTGGTGCGCGCCGGTCTGCGAGCCGTGCTGGAGGCGCAGCCCGGCATCGAGGTGGTGGGCGAGGCCGCCGACGGTGCGGCGGTCATCCCGCTGGTGCGGCAACTGCGGCCCGACGTGGTCGCCATGGACGTGCGGATGCCGCTGATGGACGGCATCGAGGCCACGCGCGCGGTGCTGCGCACGGTGCCGGAGCCGCCGAAGATCCTCGTGGTGACGACCTTCGAGGACGACGAGCACGTGTACGAGGCGCTGCGCGCGGGCGCCGACGGTTTCCTGCTGAAGCGGGCCCGCCCGGCCGAGATCGTGCACGCGGTGCGGCTGGTCGCGGAGGGCGAGTCACTGCTGTTCCCGGCCTCGGTACGACGGCTCGCCGCCCGGTACGGCGACGGCGACCGCCCGGCGCGGGCGGTGCTGGAGCGGGCCCGGCTGACCGAGCGGGAGGCGGAGGTGCTGCGGCTGATGAGCCGGGGGCTGTCGAACGCCGAGATCGCCGCCCGGCTGGTGGTGGGCGCGGAGACGGTGAAGTCGCATGTGAGCGCCGTCCTGGCCAAGCTCGGCGCGCGCGACCGCACCCAGGCGGTGATCGCGGCCTACGAGTCGGGCTTCGTGGAGCCGGGCTGA
- a CDS encoding GntR family transcriptional regulator, with protein sequence MGTTQLESVPEPKYWHLKTVLTEALDSEFSVGEILPNERDLAARFGVARATLRQALEQLELEGRLQRRRGVGTTVAPPRVGVAVGTEQHAWPGAAGDAWQPVDSDLATPPAAVAAALETGTDEPVHTVRRTRMSHGQQVATELLYIPAASVPGLTAIDAPSGAARARAVLRELQHLPLEGEERAVELGSARADDAKELDRLPGSPVLVVTTRFLAQGRTAALSVATYRADTCRLTFGESAGVEIHHDPGRRAS encoded by the coding sequence GTGGGGACCACGCAGCTGGAATCGGTACCGGAACCGAAGTACTGGCATCTCAAGACCGTGCTCACCGAGGCACTCGACTCCGAGTTCTCGGTCGGCGAGATCCTGCCGAACGAACGTGACCTCGCCGCCCGCTTCGGCGTGGCCCGGGCCACGCTCCGCCAGGCCCTCGAACAGCTGGAGCTGGAAGGCCGCCTGCAGCGCCGCCGCGGCGTCGGCACCACCGTCGCGCCGCCGCGCGTGGGCGTGGCCGTCGGCACCGAACAGCACGCCTGGCCCGGCGCCGCCGGAGACGCCTGGCAGCCCGTCGACAGCGACCTGGCGACGCCGCCCGCCGCCGTCGCCGCCGCACTGGAGACCGGCACGGACGAGCCCGTCCACACCGTCCGCCGCACCCGCATGTCCCACGGTCAGCAGGTCGCCACCGAGCTGCTCTACATCCCGGCGGCCTCGGTGCCCGGCCTCACCGCGATCGACGCCCCGTCCGGCGCGGCACGCGCGCGTGCGGTGCTGCGCGAGCTGCAGCACCTGCCGCTGGAGGGCGAGGAGCGCGCCGTCGAGCTGGGCTCCGCACGCGCGGACGACGCCAAGGAACTCGACCGCCTCCCCGGCTCGCCCGTCCTCGTCGTCACCACCCGCTTCCTCGCCCAGGGGCGCACCGCCGCACTGTCGGTGGCCACCTACCGCGCGGACACCTGCCGGCTGACCTTCGGCGAATCGGCGGGCGTGGAGATACACCACGACCCGGGGCGGCGGGCTTCCTGA